The DNA window CAATTCATTCAGGGAACGCTTCACGGTCATGGTGCTGCGGGCAAGTGCCGCCGCCAGTTCCACGATGGGGAAATGGATAAATAAAATCCCGTTGGTGTCCTCTATGCCGGACAGGAAAACAATATCCAACATCCGGGCGTACATGACCTTGGCGGTGCTGCTGATCGGGAGCCGCAGCATGGCTCTCGGCAGCGGCATACAGGGCGGCAGGGTGGTGTCTGCGGTCATAAATTCAACTTCCATTCAATCGGTGTCCTCCTTTACTTTTCGTTTTGAGCGTTTGGAAAGATAATGGGGGCAGTCCACAATGACCGCCCGGAAACTCTGCTTGCAAGTACGCTGACATTTCCGGCAAAGGTCGTTGTACGTTACCCGCCCCCGTTCATTGAGGAAGAAGGACAGTTCCAGCTTCCTCTTTTTCGGCATTCTCGGCATGGTGCCTCCTTAAACAAAAATC is part of the Lachnospiraceae bacterium KGMB03038 genome and encodes:
- a CDS encoding DeoR family transcriptional regulator; amino-acid sequence: MEVEFMTADTTLPPCMPLPRAMLRLPISSTAKVMYARMLDIVFLSGIEDTNGILFIHFPIVELAAALARSTMTVKRSLNELEDAGLILRVRQGFGEPNKIYVLIPKKEDSRL